The following are encoded together in the Lactuca sativa cultivar Salinas chromosome 1, Lsat_Salinas_v11, whole genome shotgun sequence genome:
- the LOC111899459 gene encoding disease resistance protein RUN1 → MIVHSKFAQRSSSSFEFEEGSSSSSELLEGPSSTSSTPGHTYDVFLSFRGEDTRHSFTDHLHKSLKANLIETFLDDEKIETGEDLKPELETAIKASRASVIVLSNNYATSTWCLNELVLILQQRKTSRHIVFPIFYHVAPTYIKKQEESFGVAMAKHKQKMEAETDATKRSEFAQKINLWKEALTQVAGLKGEHLNGSRGETEFIEELIKDISSRLRITSRSVLPQLIGRDNSKKFVTSWLKDAASSHTADILTISGMAGIGKTTLAKYVHAFHSHEFDSSSFIEDISGKCHNQYNGLLNLQKQLCDDISKPNSIQVHDASRYTSQIEKAVAFGCITWKQSFSSRKQNYSNNRVQMADKELCTIQDEYQLQA, encoded by the exons ATGATTGTTCACTCTAAATTCGCACaaagatcttcatcttcttttgAATTTGAAGAAGGATCTTCATCTTCCTCGGAACTTCTAGAAGGACCTTCATCTACTTCATCGACTCCTGGTCATACATATGACGTATTTTTAAGTTTTAGAGGTGAGGACACTCGTCATAGTTTCACCGATCACCTTCATAAGTCCCTCAAAGCTAACTTAATCGAAACCTTCTTGGACGATGAAAAAATTGAAACCGGGGAAGATCTGAAGCCGGAATTGGAGACGGCGATTAAAGCATCTAGGGCTTCTGTTATCGTGTTGTCCAACAATTACGCCACTTCCACATGGTGCCTTAATGAATTGGTATTGATTCTTCAGCAACGTAAGACATCCAGACATATCGTTTTCCCCATCTTTTATCATGTCGCGCCCACATATATCAAGAAGCAAGAAGAAAGCTTCGGAGTTGCAATGGCTAAGCATAAACAGAAGATGGAGGCAGAGACCGATGCAACTAAAAGAAGTGAATTTGCTCAAAAGATCAACCTGTGGAAGGAAGCGCTTACACAAGTTGCTGGATTAAAGGGGGAGCATTTAAACGGCAGCCG GGGAGAGACGGAGTTTATTGAAGAACTTATAAAAGACATCTCCAGTAGATTACGCATAACCTCAAGGAGTGTTCTTCCACAGCTTATTGGAAGGGACAATTCCAAGAAATTTGTCACTTCATGGTTGAAAGATGCTGCATCTTCACATACAGCAGACATACTCACTATTTCAGGTATGGCTGGGATTGGGAAGACGACTTTGGCCAAATATGTCCATGCATTTCATTCTCATGAATTTGACTCAAGCAGCTTTATTGAAGATATCAGTGGCAAATGTCATAACCAATATAATGGGTTGCTTAATTTACAAAAACAACTTTGTGATGACATTTCAAAACCAAATTCAATTCAAGTTCATGATGCTTCAAGATATACCTCACAGATAGAGAAAGCAGTAGCCT TTGGATGCATTACTTGGAAGCAAAGCTTTTCATCTAGGAAGCAAAATTATAGTAACAACAGAGTACAAATGGCTGACAAAGAGTTGTGCACTATTCAAGATGAATATCAACTCCAAGCATAA
- the LOC111899426 gene encoding disease resistance protein RUN1 encodes MSYNPKEGYEKVSETIVNYCQGNPMALKVLGKSLHDQNVAYWKGRIQGLMKEKDYPLNNVLRMSFKSLPYDDDRELFKHIACFFVGMDRYVTETIVNACGINTDIAFKDLIDRCLISIGWNNELVMHQLLQKMGRFEVREESPKKPWKQSRLWCHEESLEVLKEKKAKEKVIGLALDMKMLEQQKFRETFVLKTDALSKMHKMKLLQLNYVQINGSYEDFPGQLRWLCMHGFPSNSIPQDLNMENLVALDMSYSKIKSFGICNSNQQQFESTQKLTESSSKDKTLLRSLKILKLNFCKELQCLGSFDELPSLERLIATNCTSLLEVCESIKTCIELVLIDLRYCEKLEKLPTAIDMLKKVKTLLLDGCSLSGSRIETGNMDSLEMLKANNTDINTITSSSTIPEATPIPINLDFTAISIPKSLVKLSLANNNLSTESFPIDFSWLSKLEELYLDDNPIISLPNCVRSLPVLKKLGISNCKRLMSIEHLPHTLRELTLYSIYKPSLRKVVFLPEMSPLRLLIEWKSFAPSSFEFEGMIKVQPIVAVEEKLLSSLGWTKLDFLNKQCIETPNLNRESGKSEIQMYHQFGIFSTIYGAEDMPSWITDISQGQSISFTIPSSSKNLTGLNFCCVQHMFLFQEDDFFYLPMMIITNKTKSYTWMYQHYIDKVSVGGEFLVLLSHWMFGKNEMEDGDEVTVTVTEEPGQTRVECGVSFVYDNGKTDEEEENVLGYYKSWNHIIGGDLSPFETTKGEYILNTRRFMMHADEVNYDHQFVGEDSSFKERNVWFRALSQRKSHSHILD; translated from the exons ATGTCCTACAATCCCAAGGAAGGTTATGAAAAGGTTTCAGAAACGATTGTGAATTATTGTCAAGGAAATCCAATGGCTCTTAAAGTTTTGGGTAAGTCTCTACATGACCAAAATGTAGCTTATTGGAAGGGGCGCATACAAGGGCTAATGAAAGAAAAGGATTATcctttaaataatgtattgagaATGAGTTTCAAGTCTTTGCCATACGATGATGATAGGGAATTGTTTAAGCATATTGCTTGTTTTTTTGTTGGAATGGATAGATATGttactgaaacaatagtaaatgcaTGTGGTATAAACACAGATATTGCATTCAAGGATCTCATCGATAGATGCCTTATTAGTATTGGGTGGAATAATGAATTGGTGATGCATCAGTTGCTTCAAAAGATGGGAAGATTCGAAGTACGTGAAGAATCACCTAAGAAGCCATGGAAACAAAGCCGATTATGGTGTCATGAGGAGTCACTGGAAGTGTTGAAAGAAAAAAAG GCTAAGGAAAAGGTTATAGGTCTTGCTCTTGACATGAAAATGCTAGAGCAGCAAAAGTTTCGTGAGACATTTGTGTTAAAAACAGATGCATTGAGTAAGATGCATAAGATGAAGCTACTACAACTCAATTACGTGCAAATCAATGGATCTTATGAGGACTTTCCAGGACAATTAAGATGGTTGTGTATGCATGGGTTTCCTTCAAACTCTATACCTCAAGACTTAAACATGGAGAATCTGGTTGCTCTCGACATGTCATATAGCAAAATCAAATCATTTGGTATTTGTAATAGTAATCAACAACAATTTGAGAGTACACAAAAG TTGACTGAATCATCCTCAAAAGACAAAACGTTGCTTAGATCATTaaagattttaaaattaaatttctgTAAAGAGCTTCAATGTCTGGGCAGCTTTGATGAACTACCATCACTTGAGAGATTAATAGCTACAAATTGCACCAGTTTGCTGGAAGTTTGTGAATCAATTAAGACATGTATCGAACTTGTCCTCATTGATTTAAGATATTGtgaaaagcttgaaaaacttcCAACAGCTATAGACATGTTAAAAAAGGTTAAAACACTATTGCTTGATGGTTGTAGTCTTAGTGGATCAAGAATCGAGACTGGGAATATGGATTCACTAGAAATGCTCAAGGCTAACAACACTGACATAAACACAATAACCTCTTCCTCCACCATTCCTGAGGCTACACCTATACCAATTAATTTGGATTTTACAGCGATTTCTATACCGAAATCTTTAGTAAAATTGTCACTTGCAAATAATAATTTGTCCACTGAGTCCTTTCCCATAGACTTCAGTTGGTTATCTAAGTTGGAAGAACTATATTTAGATGACAATCCTATCATTTCCCTCCCCAATTGTGTGAGAAGCCTTCCTGTGCTTAAGAAACTTGGTATAAGTAACTGTAAAAGGCTGATGTCAATTGAGCATCTTCCACACACACTAAGAGAGTTGACACTGTATTCGATTTATAAACCTTCTCTAAGAAAAGTTGTATTTCTTCCAGAAATGTCCCCACTCCGGTTACTAATAGAGTGGAAATCATTTGCACCTTCATCTTTTGAATTTGAAGGCATGATCAAAGTCCAACCGATTGTAGCTGTTGAGGAAAAGTTGTTAAGTAGTTTGGGCTGGACTAAGCTAGACTTCCTTAACAAACAGTGCATTGAAACTCCTAACTTGAATAGAGAATCAGGGAAATCTGAAATCCAG ATGTATCATCAATTTGGAATATTCAGCACAATTTATGGAGCTGAAGATATGCCGAGTTGGATTACGGATATAAGCCAAGGGCAATCAATATCATTTACAATCCCATCATCTTCTAAAAACCTCACGGGATTAAATTTCTGCTGTGTACAACACATGTTTCTATTTCAAGAAGACGATTTCTTCTATTTGCCAATGATGATAATTACTAATAAAACAAAGTCCTACACCTGGATGTATCAACATTACATTGACAAAGTGAGTGTAGGTGGGGAGTTTTTAGTACTATTAAGCCATTGGATGTTTGGAAAGAATGAGATGGAAGATGGTGATGAGGTTACTGTTACTGTAACAGAGGAACCTGGACAAACTAGGGTGGAGTGTGGGGTGAGTTTTGTGTATGATAATGGAAAgactgatgaagaagaagaaaatgtgTTGGGTTATTACAAGTCATGGAATCATATCATTGGTGGAGATCTTTCTCCTTTTGAAACAACAAAGGGAGAATACATCTTAAACACCAGGCGATTTATGATGCATGCAGATGAAGTGAATTATGATCATCAATTTGTTGGAGAAGACTCCAGCTTTAAAG AACGAAACGTGTGGTTTAGAGCTTTATCCCAAAGGAAGTCTCACTCTCACATACTTGATTAA